A genome region from Chloroflexaceae bacterium includes the following:
- a CDS encoding homoaconitate hydratase (catalyzes the formation of homoisocitrate from cis-homoaconitate) translates to MARVWLFGADINTDQIVPGRYAPYMLKNEDDLRKYPFIEHRPDFAANVRPGDIIVAGNNFGCGSSREYAPLALRMVGIGAIIAPLFARIFFRNALNLGIPCFTADLTGELRDGEEVELDLEQGRIYTGDGRTIQLPPPPAFLREVWAAGGIVPFYRKYGRFPGEG, encoded by the coding sequence ATGGCTCGCGTCTGGTTATTTGGCGCTGACATTAATACCGATCAGATCGTTCCAGGGCGCTATGCCCCGTATATGCTCAAGAATGAGGACGATCTGCGCAAGTACCCGTTCATCGAACATCGGCCCGACTTTGCCGCGAATGTGCGTCCGGGAGACATCATCGTGGCCGGCAACAACTTCGGCTGCGGCAGTTCTCGCGAGTACGCGCCTCTGGCGCTGCGCATGGTTGGCATTGGCGCGATCATTGCGCCACTGTTCGCCCGCATCTTCTTCCGCAATGCCCTGAATCTTGGCATCCCGTGCTTTACCGCCGATCTCACCGGCGAACTGCGCGATGGCGAGGAAGTGGAACTGGACCTGGAGCAGGGGCGCATCTATACCGGTGACGGACGCACCATCCAGTTGCCGCCGCCTCCGGCCTTCCTGCGCGAGGTCTGGGCCGCGGGGGGCATTGTGCCCTTCTATCGGAAGTATGGGCGGTTTCCCGGCGAGGGCTGA
- a CDS encoding 3-isopropylmalate dehydratase large subunit produces MAQTLSEQILSRAAGRPVSAGEVVTVNVDLVMMHDSLSPGIIRVLHEELGAERVWDPERVAVVIDHVAPAASVQTAEKQAEVRRWVRAQGIKHLFDVGRGISHPVLVEEGLARPGMVIVGSDSHSTAYGCVGAFGTGMGTTDIALAVATGRTWFRVPETVLVRARGRFRPGVSAKDLGLKAARLLRADGATYAAVEWHGVEFLSVMERMTLATLSIEVGAKAGIVPPTGLSQPVPHWLRVEEGACYSRVVEIDLDDLEPQVSAPHTVDNVTDLRDLGRVAVDVVYLGTCTNGHYEDMAAAARILRGRRVAPGVRMLVVPASAQALQLAAEDGTLATLLAAGATIGTPGCGACIGRHMGVLAPGEVCLFTGNRNFRGRMGSPEARIYLASPEVAAATAITGYITHPQDVIDAPYDEP; encoded by the coding sequence ATGGCGCAAACCCTTAGTGAGCAGATCCTCTCTCGCGCGGCGGGACGTCCAGTGTCCGCGGGGGAGGTGGTAACGGTCAATGTGGACCTGGTGATGATGCACGATAGCCTGTCACCGGGGATCATCCGGGTGTTGCACGAAGAACTTGGCGCCGAGCGGGTCTGGGACCCGGAGCGGGTTGCGGTGGTGATTGACCACGTGGCCCCGGCTGCCAGCGTACAGACGGCGGAGAAGCAGGCAGAGGTGCGGCGCTGGGTGCGCGCCCAGGGCATCAAGCACCTGTTCGACGTCGGGCGGGGGATTTCCCACCCGGTGCTGGTGGAGGAGGGCCTGGCCCGCCCGGGCATGGTCATCGTGGGCAGCGATAGCCATTCGACTGCCTACGGCTGTGTGGGGGCCTTCGGTACCGGAATGGGCACCACCGATATCGCCCTGGCCGTTGCCACCGGTCGAACCTGGTTCCGCGTGCCCGAGACGGTGCTGGTGCGCGCGCGGGGACGCTTTCGTCCCGGCGTCAGCGCCAAGGATCTGGGGCTGAAGGCCGCGCGCCTGCTCCGCGCCGACGGGGCCACCTACGCTGCCGTCGAGTGGCACGGGGTCGAGTTCCTCAGCGTGATGGAGCGAATGACCCTGGCGACCCTTTCAATCGAGGTTGGCGCGAAGGCGGGCATCGTGCCTCCCACCGGGCTGTCGCAACCTGTCCCGCACTGGCTGCGCGTGGAGGAGGGCGCCTGCTACAGCCGCGTGGTTGAGATTGACCTCGACGACCTGGAGCCGCAGGTCAGCGCGCCGCACACTGTAGACAACGTGACCGACCTGCGCGACCTGGGCCGCGTCGCGGTGGATGTGGTCTACCTGGGCACCTGCACCAACGGCCATTACGAAGACATGGCCGCCGCAGCGCGCATTCTGCGCGGGCGGCGCGTGGCGCCCGGCGTGCGGATGCTGGTGGTGCCGGCCAGCGCCCAGGCACTGCAACTGGCTGCCGAGGACGGCACCCTGGCGACCCTGCTGGCCGCCGGGGCGACCATCGGCACCCCGGGCTGCGGCGCGTGCATCGGGCGGCATATGGGCGTGCTCGCGCCCGGCGAGGTTTGTCTGTTCACCGGCAACCGCAACTTCCGCGGGCGCATGGGCAGCCCCGAGGCCCGCATTTACCTGGCTTCGCCGGAAGTGGCTGCCGCAACCGCGATCACAGGCTACATAACCCACCCGCAGGACGTGATTGACGCGCCCTACGACGAGCCGTGA